The Rhododendron vialii isolate Sample 1 chromosome 3a, ASM3025357v1 nucleotide sequence gtggtttgttatgtttATGTATTAGGCTATGACATgataaatttggaactgagtttatataatattctgacttttggacatggttatttatcatgttctgacttttggatctatatcatgttgtaacttttggacatggttctatatgcattttcagtactatgcagaaaataaggcatctcagtatttgtccacaagttgaacatgtagacaatatcagtggttatgatgcctcatggctgatcatgaaaatgctgaattcgatgacaactttttgtagaaaattataaccaaatttcttcccaagtgcctcattatcaatggagaatggaagaatgagctgtgttttgatTCAGAGGTATATTGGGGtaagaggggaatgagtaaccctattcagctaaataagccaactgccttatttttttgtctttattcaaaaaatttggtatttgttagtttttcgtcattttttttggaaattattgtaTCGTCAtaataagaggaatctaaaagtaaaaaattacaatcgaaacctaattttttttgaataaagacaaaaataagccaataagccaattttttcgtctttattaaaaaaaattggatttcgattataattttttactttttagatttctctcgtcatgacgatacaataaccccaaaaaaattgacgaaaaactacaaatacgaaaaaaaattcaataaggataaaaaaataagccaattggcttatttagccgaacaagtctattttaaccccaaaaaaaggggccatatgattttgttgtttaaaggactaacggcgaactaacggaagttagtaattggaccaaattgaaacaaaatgaaaagtacagagtgtaaatcgaaccaattacaactacaggaaccaaattgacacaaatacttaactatagggactatttcagttttttccccttattatttttatctctaagactCTTATAATCAAGTATTTGCTCTACAGGATCCAAATAAGGTCTTACATGACATTTTCCGTCTGAATTCCTAATTTTcgttatctattggactaagtaggtaacggtatcatagttgaggggatgaaattgtcaaattgatagtttattGACTAAGGAGAAAAAATGTGCACAAtttaggggataaaaaaaaaaactctatcaTTAATGTCTTTTTTGAATAGAGaggaaggagggagagagatcaaCTGAGAGGGAGCGAGGGTGAGATCAATtgaggggagggagagagataggtttacaaaagaaaaattagtttTAAAGTGTAATTGTTTAGATAGTTTTGGGAGTCTTAGAATGGGAAAGGCATATTGGTaacttttcttgatttttttgggattGTATAGAGTAAATTGTGTTGTTAATAAAAATACGGGGTGAATTGTAGAAAGTAATTGGGTTGCAAGCGAGTTGCGACCCCCAATACATATTTATGACTACACCTTCAAGAGAAGAGATATACTTATGGATGGTAGGGTAGTGTGAATATGTAGCGTCTATTTCCTTTACAAGTATATTTTCATGGATAGATTTCATCAACcatacaaaatttctcaaatagaCATCAACCTAATTTTGAGGAAAGAAGAGGAAGGTCCACTCCATTCCGAGTGCACCAAACCGCCTGGGATCGTCCCTCTCTCAAAACAAAAAGTACGCTCCCCTTCTCCACTTTATACGCGGGGTCGAAAATTTTAAACTTCATTTAATCGGACGATTCTACCCCTCTCTGATACTCCTCCCTAAAAAACACAGTCCAGGAAAGAAACGGCTTggggcatctctctctctctctctctctctctctctctctctctctctctctctctctctctctctctcccaacgGTTCTTCTCAGTCGCCGCCCTCTGACGTCTTCaactacaagtctacaaccCCTTCAGTAAGTCTCTGTATACATAGGTTTATGCGCCGTTTGTGTGTATATCTATTTCTTTGGAAAGATTTGAATTATCTATGTAGGGTCTATCAATGTATCGTGTTCCTGGAATTTTGGGATGCtttagttcaatttttttttatttataatttgaATTCTGGGCAAAATCTTTGAAGTGAAACGGTAATTCATTAAATGGTAATTATCTTGCCAGAAGTGCAAATTGATAGAGGATAATAATTCTGTAAAATTCTTGAATTCCCTGTGAAATCATGTTTCTTCTGGCTTCTTGGGTGTTGCGAAAGAGCGTATGTAGTGTAATCATTTGTTTCTCGTTGATTGAAGCTAGAAAGAGAGAGGCGCTGCAAATTCGTAAGTATATCTTAgttggttttttggttttccttAAAAGTTTGAGAGGGATTAATGTAGTGGTGGTATAGAGTGGAATTCCACTCGTAACAATAGAAACTGTTTTGattagagatagagagagagagacttcaTGTGATGGTTTGGaaatttgtcttttgttttgttgagaaTGAGATTACTAGAGTGCAATCAAATTGGTTATTCTTGAATTTGGTTacttataaaattaaatataCTAGTTTGTGGAGGAGGacgtttgttttgtttattttgtaggcatctagggttttgagtgaAAGGGTCTTTTAGGTACTACTGTACTAGTGTTTTATTGGAAAAGGTACGCTAAAAACGGTGAGGGGGGTATATCTTATATATTTAATTGCAATTATGGGTCAGAGAGAAACACATTGATTGCTTCTTTTTGGGGGGTTCATGATTTCTGCCACAGCAACGAGGTTACTGAAATCAATGCTTCACTTTCTTCTCAGTCACTGAAATCAATAATTTAGTGCTAGTGGTGTATAGGttcatattttgttttgttttttaatctcTCTTCTTTGAGGTTTTATATGTTGCCCGTTGGGAGTGTTGAGCCTTTTGCTCTGTTTGTTTAATTCTTGACTGGCCCCTTATATtatttcttgttatttttactgaacttgTTTATTAAGGTTTGATTCGTCTTCCTGGTCTGCTGCTTTACAATTCATCTTTGCTTCAAGaatctattttggaggaagaggTTCCGAATTACTCCTTCGAAATGCTATGAGTTGTTCTGGAACATTGAGAGACCTTGTTCATATTTCTTATTTTTGGCACCGAATATTGTGATATGATATGTCCTTGAATGAAGTGACTGAATGGTGGGAATTGTTTCCTATTCTTTTCATATGAGAAACATGAACATGCTCAAAATAGGCTTTTCTACACATTATTCTTCCCTTAAGTGTTCTCTTTTAGGCTTCTTGTTGTGGGCTCTTTTATTGTATTTAGGTTCTCAATTTATCATCCCAAAGATTGCTTTTGTTAGAGCTTCCATACAcagttgatatttttttaatacaatatGTATTATCACTACCAGAAACTAAGTATATGAGAAATTTTGTTACTGAAGTTCATCCACTAGGTTTTAATTTATCATTATCCTTGTTAATcttaaatttgttttctttttgctcACAACAGATCAGAGCTCAAGGGTTGGTGGTGGTTGTCTTGCAAAATTTTCCTTCTGACCTTCAGCCAGCAATTCCAGTTGAACGCATAAAAAGATGAAGAAGCTCTTCTTTTTCAGATCTAGTGCTAACAACAATCCATCTCTCACTGGAGTAAATGATGATCAAGCTACTGACAGAGCCAGGAATAGTTTCCGAAGTCCCAGGGGTTCATCAAGAACTCGAAAACAAGTAATTGAAAACTCGACCTCTGGTACCAGTCCACGCCTTAGAAGGAGCCTTTCATTTTCCTCAGCAGCATTAGATGAAGGAGAGCTAGGACAGAAATATTCTTCTTTCTTCATTAATCAGAATGAGTCTCCTTGTAGTAGCAGTAACATTCCACGCAAGGGAGCAGATCGCCATTCATATCGGTGAGGGCTTTGATTGACACTTTTTTCCAGAACATGGAGGCTAAACATATTTCATTTTCCAATCCTGTTTGTCTAAGGGGAGTCCGTCAAACTTTCGATTTTACAAAAGCTGGTACTGAAAATCAGAATCTAAAAGCAGAGAAAACAATGATTCTCAGAATCAGCTTTTAAAGCTATTTCTGACCCGAAAGAAGAAACATAAGCAGAAGTTGAGGCAAATACAGTAGCACAGGTTCTGAAATGCCTCTATATAAATTCACCTTTCACAAACAAGTGCAAACACTCCCTAATTACATATGAACATGCCTATGGAATTCCTTGTTGAAACTAATTTTACTGTATTGTGACTTGTGTAGTCGTGCTCTTACTCCTGAGAGACAGTCCAGGTCAAAATGCCATGAAACGGCTGCTGTTCAAAATGCACATGTGGTAGATAAACGTAGTTCTTCCTCAGAAAGCTCTTCATATTGCTCTAGTAATGTCTCAAATAAAGTTGTGGATCGGTATATAGATGGGGAACAAGATCATGAAAACCATGAATCAAATAACAATCCTTTCCAGAGGAATCaatttggaaatggaaatggcaaCGGGAAGCGTCCTCCACGAGTTCAGCGTACAGCACCTGCTTCACCAACTGATAGTACGAAAGACAAATCAAGAGCTCATTCACTTAGGGAAACCAAGGGAACTCAACTTCATTTTTCGTCTAGTGTGGAGAATGGATTTGGCCATGAATCTCCTCGGAGTCTTGCGAAGCATGTGATTGAAAGACTTTCTCAATCTCATGCGTTTTCAAAAACAAGTTTAAAGGAATTTGACCCTGAGATGCCTATCACGATCGAGGATATCTATGGGGGATCCTTGAGTCGATGCCCGAGTTCAAATGCAGATGAAACATGTAGAGAAATCACAGATTTTCAGAAGCGAAACTGTCTTTCTCATGATAATTGTAGATTTGCAAATCCTATGGAGCCTAAAGAGGAAATAGATGCAGAACTACTTAGAAAATCAAAGGAAGCGGGGGAGAGGTTCTTGTTACTTTCGGAAGAGATTGAGCAAGAGGACTTTCTTGAGGACAGAGGCTTCAGTGTTCCGGAATTGATTCAAATAATTAGAAACCTGAATGAGGAGAGGGTAAGCATGGCACATGAGGTTTCAGCTGTCCTGAATGCTCAAATTGCTGAGAGGGCTTCAGCCAATGAAGAAGAAAGGTTTTTGAGGGCAGAATTGGATTCTCGGACCCGGAGGCtggaaaaggagaaaaatgagcTGCAATCAGCATTAGAGAAGGAGTTAGACAGAAGATCAAGCGATTGGTCATTTAAGCTCGAGAAATATCGAATAGAAGAGCATAGGCTTCGTGAACGAGTAAGGGAGCTTGCGGAGCAGAATGTATCTCTCCAAAGGGACGTTTCTTCATTAAGCGAAAGGGAAATGGAGAGTAGAAGCAAGATTTCAGGTTCAGATTCAAAACTTAAGGAACTGAGTTCAAGGGTGGAGGAAATAAGTGAGGAGAATGGAAATTTACAGAAAAAACTTTCCAAGTTAGAAGAAAAGTATAGAGCGGCAGAAGAAGATCTAGATTGTATCAAAAGGAACTGTGGAGAGAAGGAGAAAGAGTGCAAGGATTTGCACAGGTCTATTACTAGGTTACTGAGAACTTGTAGTGAACAAGAGAAGACAATAGATGGGTTGCGAAAAGGACTTCGCGAGGAAATTGGGAAGAAGGGTTCTTTAGAGAATTTTGATAACCAAACGGGGAAGTTGCAAATGGAGCAAATAAGGCTGACAGGTGTGGAGCAAGCTTTGAGGAAGGAGGTGGAATCGTATAGGCTTGAAGTTGATTCTCTTCGGCGCGAGAATGTAAGcctattgcaccgtttaaaagttTGCGGAAAAGGTGGCGACTTTTCGAATTTCAAGCTGGATCAAGAACTGTTGAGCTGCGTCTGTTGCATGCAAAATCAAGGGATGTCGTTGGTTAACCAGAGCAACCAGCTTTGTGCAAAGCTGTTGGAATACATCAAAGTGATAGCAGACCCAAATCCAGAAACTAAGCAGGGTATTGAGTTCATGATGAATGGTTTCGATGGACAATTTATTATTGAATCCGAGGTGAAACTCCAAGGCTTCAAGAGGGGAACTGCAAGCCTCACCAGAAGTTTACATACAATTTCCAGTGCGCTGAATGAGAAGTCCAACCAAGTTGTAATGGATTCTCATTCGCATTGTTCAGGGGATAAATCTGAACGACAAATTGATAAGAGCTCAGAGGTATATTACTGCTAACATTTCTCTCCAGAGATAATTATTACAATTTCCTCTCAGATTTCTGACAAAACAAGGTTCTCCCCCGTAGTCTATTTCTGATTAGATATGCTAAAGTTCCTTTTGTTAAATTAAAGGAGCCCAACTATAATCGTCAGAAACCTCAACTGAGGTCTCTAAGTATCCCCCCTTTTTTAAGACCAGTTTAAAAATGCTAAAATATAATGAAGTACTTTCGCTGCTTTTTACAGTTTCATAGTACTAATGTTCTTTCATGTTGATCATGTACAGAGGGTTTGACACTTGACCCCCCCTTTTTACATGCAGGACCTTCTAAGGTCAGAGCTTAAAGCAGAAACTTTGCTAACAAGTTTATTGCGAGAAAAGCTGTACACCAAAGAAGTGGAGGTGGAGCAACTGCAAGCTGAACTGGCAGCTGCTGTTAGAGGTAATGGGATGCTCAGGTCTGAAGTCCAAAATGCACTGGATAACATTTCTTGCATGACCCATAAGATGAAAGATCTTGAACTTCAGGTAAGCCTATGAAGATGTCATTATCTCATATTCTAGAAGTTAATGGTCAGTGTCGCCATTTTATCTGTTGTAATAAAGATTTTGAACTTCAAGTAAGCCAATGACAATGTCATTAGCTCATCTTCTAGAAGTTAATGATTGATATCCTATAATTTATTTTCTGTGTGCTTATATGTAATTGCACTTGCACTTGTAGCAAACACTGCATTGAGTGGAGCACTGGAGCCTCGAGAGTTTGCAATGGTTCCTGGAGAACTATTGAGCATACTTAGGAAGAGGGACCCTTATTATGGTGTTTGATTTTACTCTTCGTTTGATTTAGAAGACTAGTGCATTTTGAAGGCTGATTTTGTAATATCAAGATTAATCTAATAGAAGGGGATAAGTGCATATTTGCTTGGGAGTTGAAAGAAGGAACATTGATTAACATGAGGCTATCGATGGTGattattttcatcttttctgATAGTTTTTTTTCAGTTACAAATCTTTTCAGATAGTTGAACGATGAGTTGCTTTTAGTATTCTTGATTACCGTGACACTAAGTTGAAGGTTAGAATGCTTGCTATCGATGGTAGGTTTAAATGATGGGTTAAGTACTTCACAAATGGGTGAAATATTTCTTAGTGGTGTATGCTATTGGAGTTGAATTTGTGTTGCACTATACTTTCCTAATGGCTTCCTTAGAAAGTGACTTATAAGTTGTAATGTTTCGTgtagttttgttttctattgctacttatcttttacttttcttttccttagcTATTGAACCTAATGATGGATTACGAAGTACTAACTTTTCCAATTGATGTTTGATACAATTGCTTAGTTTCTTGTTCTTAGTGGTGTATACTATTGAAGTTGAATTTGTGTTGCACTATATTTCCTTAATGGCTTCCTCAGAAGGGACTTATAAGTTGTAACGTTCGTGgtgttttgttttctattgCTAATTATCTTTACCTTAGCTATTGAACCTAATGATGGATTACGAAGTACAAACTATTCCAACCAATTGATGTTTGATACAACTGCTTAATTTCTTGTGTTTCAATTCTTACTCGCTCTGTTCGAATAGATGATTAAGAAGGATGAAAAAGTAAATCAGCTTCAAAATGATCTCCAAGAATGCACAACAGAATTGACTATCACGAGAGGAATACTACCAAAGGTTTCGGAGGAGAGAAACTTGATGTGGGAGGAGGTGAAGCAGTACAGCGAGAGGAACATGTTGTTGAATTCTGAGATCAGTggattgaagaagaagatagagGCGCTTGATGAAGATATACTTCTCAAAGAAGGCCAGATCTCTATCCTCAAAGACACCATAGGCAAACCTTTCGACCTTCTTGCCAGTCCAGATTGTATGTGAAGGTTTTTGGgggataattttattttattttattttatatcctCTTGGGttagtttggtttgattaaaGGTTAATTACTGCTTCATACTTGTACAAGCAAGTTTGTTTCTTTAGTTTGTTGATAGCTTACAAACAATACCTTTGTAAACTGTGATCATAATGGGGTTGGTTTTCTGTTTTGCTGAGAGGCAAGGAAAGTTGTTTTCCTTTTCGGTATTGATTTACTTGGAAATCTGACCTTTTGCAATAAAGATAAGCATATCAAATTTCACCCTCAAGCAACGGTGCCCAACTCCAAATGTTGGCGTCATTGATTAGTGGACTATTGGTATCTCTTATGCTGGTTTTTTCTTGggtttcttaattttctttcttttcttctttttggttttggtacATGGGAGATTTCGTCATTTGAATGAACTTGGAATGTCCCTTATTTGCACAATCCTTCCAAACACATCCTTCTCTCATAGGGGCATTTTTTGCGATTGATATTTTGACCATTGGGTCTGAATCCTTGTTTGAATTAGGTTCGTGATTTACTAGTGGCAAGATGATATTAGACTTGAATTGAAATGAGTTGTAAAAGGCCACATAAGAATTATTTCTTGCTTACTACATCGAAATGTGAAGAGGATagaagatttttatttatttataactgcgagaagagagaagattggtgggttattattattattattattattattattattattattttattcaGAGTATTTTGGATGTATCAGATTTCTTTTTCTCTAAATAGTAATACCAGTAATACAAACAAAtcaattatgaaaaaaataacaatcaCTATAGTTGGAGATGCAAGATTCTTATTGTGAGGGGACCAAATTACATGTATTCATATATTAACGACAAAATATCATCCTTGTACAATAATGATACAATTTTGATGGACTTTCTTCATAATTTctacaaacaaaacccaaaatgacTAGAAATAATTGGATAATTGGGAGGTGTGCAGGCCCCGGACTCTTGCTTGCAGCCTTGCACCCTTGGTCTGCCCCTAATCACTACACAAATTTTGTTAGGTGAGTTTGCCTAACTTTATTATTAGATTAACAATATTTTTGACGACGAGAGAGAATTAAGTCtaaaattatgataaaaaattaaaaaaaacttactaaaaacaaaataatcagaattatttatttatttttatctttaataAATACTTTTAACTCTCAATTACTATGTAAATTAATCATGAGTCCAAAGTGAAATGTTAGTGTAAGCTTTCATCCTAGTTCTAACACTGACTTAAGTTATCATCCTATAATTTTAGAGTTCACCTAAAATATCATTCATCTTTGTATATTCGAATGTAGTGAATATTTTTTAATCGATCCTAATTGATTTCATAACATTGATTGGTGAAATAACGAATCGCATTAATTGGTTGACAACAATATTCAATAgattaatttggaaaagaatacTACCTCAATTGATGGGAAGaagattaatgagagagaataaaattcaaattttaaactttggAATATAAGATTTCCGGATCTGGGGTTGGTGCTGCCGGGCAGCACTGTGCTGTCCCCCGCGAGTGCGGTCCGCTCCAAGTTTTCCATAATATTATCCAGAGTAAGAGGTTCATTCTCTAAGTCCTTCATCCTTTAAGCTATTTATCATACTGCCAATGGACAACATCAATATTCACAGATTGTATATTCAAAATCAATATGAAGTTTTTtgcactccccaaattgttaactttGGGGAGTGAGAAAATCACTCCCCGTCATTTCTATTTTCACATATTAGGCGACGTGGGACTATGGCCCATTATGGGCTCTCACAATTTCCCCACCTTGTGATGCAAGGTCCTCTGGTGGTCATGATGTGGCACTTAACTTTGTACAGTACACAAAGCTCGtaccagattctagaggtgACCCCCACCATGTAGACCAGGGTTACGgtctgataccaattgtaacGATTCGCGTTAGTTGACTTACTTACCATTAGCCTAACCACgtgactcaaaaggttaacctcaccTCAGGTTATACAGTAGTTTGTCAAAATCACTTTATATACCATATATTAGGTGATGTGGGACTATGGCCCATTATGGCTCTCACATTATGTATCAAGATCATGCTTTTTTTTTCTCGATAAGCCTTCATCCAATAAGTTGTTCATTCATTATTGAACAAAAGATGGTTGATTTGATAATCGTGTAATCGATGAGTTTACAAAGGCGACATTCACATTGTTCAAAGCATGCtaatttccattttccagaAACTATGATATACTATTTGTTATGTATGCCTAACTGTTAGATTATAGCGGGCGAATTTGAgcgtgttaaaaataatatgggTTTAATTGCAACCTCTAATTTCGACCGAATGAGCTGTCCCATAAGCTCTTAAGCACGTGTTCTTTGGTTCTATATTGCGAGAAAAAATAATCTCTTTAGCACTTAGCTTTAAATAGGTTTATCATTGAAAACAAATGTCAGAAAAGCTGGCCTATATTGGTCTAAGTCAAATGgttcatttttttgtcattattcaaatttttttgcatttgttagttttctgtcgatttttaatgaattattgcttcgtcatgacaagaagaattaaaaaattacaatcaaaatccaatttttttaataaagacaaaaattagctaatttttgtctttattaaaaaaatggttCCAAtcttaattttactttttagattcctctcatcatgacgaaaTAATAATCTACACACAAAAAATCGaggaaaaactaacaaatgcgggaaaaaattgaacaaggacaaaaaagagagagaagacatTAGGCCAAAATATTGAAAAGCAGTTGATTTCTTTCCTGCgtaacatttaaaaaaaaaaaaaaaaaccaaccccATCCTTGGCCTCAAGGAGTGGTAAGCGGCGCAGAACTTGAATCAATCAAATGGCATGGATTCCCATCAAATTATTCAACATATTGAAAGGGCAAGTGAATGAAAACATCCCAATCCAGACAACATACCAAgttatgaaatgaaaaatgacCTCTAAGAAACGTACATATATATGAGCAAAAGCAGCGGCTGATGGCTCACCCTAATACCTCAAATAACATAAAATATTCATGCAATTACGAGTGCAATTTAAACCAGCTTTGAACTTCCATCCGGGTCATCAGAAGCAACCACCTTCTTATTCAACACAAACCGGCAGACTTCCAGAACTCTGCAGGCTTACGATGCTGAGAAGGGTAAAAGTTAAAACCGTAAGTTATTTACTGTGGGAAAAATGCAAATCTAAAGTGGATGCAGTGATACAAGGAAATGACATAATAATCTTAGCACATGTGAATCATATTCATCCGGTTATGGCCACCATGGATATATAAACAAATCTGTAAAAACAAAAGCCTAGAGTCTGTAGTCTCTCTCCTGTATTGTTACAACTCAGCTCAACTGCATCCTGTTAAGCCACTACTCGGAGAAAACCCTATATTTATACCAGAATAGAAATGCTGGTTTGAGATAAACATTGGTTCAGTTTCGTCCAAATATTGCCAAAGGTCAGATTTGTCTCTCATCTAATCCTTAGTTACACGAAGCGGAAGCGGGAGCGGGAGTGGGAGCGGGGGCGGGGACGGGAGAGCGGATGATcacagaagtgtgggagcgccattgggagcggttaggaaaaattattaaaattataaatatattttgaaattttatattgttaaatgtcaaaataaaaatattattctaccacataaaatattaatattaaaattataagtttctagttatatttcaacatttttattgtagcacatgattacacaatagagctcttatgcatattaagtaggcgtaaaagttaagggcattaatatgattctagaaggttaatatcagatgtgctcactaacaagatcaaaacaactttaaaggtaccaattgcaacttgaatcgtaagtctctcaaccgttttttggtgtaagttcccgtataggtaaggaacgagttcccgtcgtcattgggacgggtttcttggagtttccttcgacggGAACGCGGAAACGTGTATCAGTCGAAGAAACGTGGGCATAAttgaaggttcctgcaactaagatCTAATCCTTCCCAACAACTTCTTTGAGTACGAGCACATTCCTATGTGTAAGCTTATTTCCTTCAACATACTGCAACACCTTGTTAGTCGTTTTAGACTCGAGGAAAAACGCCCGGTGGGTGCAGAATTATGTGATCCACCAGACCTATAaagcacggatactctattttggcctccatATCACATACCGTATGCATATCGGATATGGATACACTCGGATATGCtccggatacgtatccgatacGTTTTTTAGAGTAtccgattttttattttattttttggtattcgGATACGTTCGGATGCGCTGGGATATGTTTTGGATACGCGTGGGGTAAATATGTTTTTTCTTAAAACATATGGGTTAAAGTGCAATTAGGGCTATATTTGTTTCTTCTACCCTATCGATCAGAATCAGAAACGATGAAACGAACCAAAAGGCAGGAAGAAAGAAGGTGATTTCCTCTCATCTAT carries:
- the LOC131318721 gene encoding uncharacterized protein LOC131318721 encodes the protein MKKLFFFRSSANNNPSLTGVNDDQATDRARNSFRSPRGSSRTRKQVIENSTSGTSPRLRRSLSFSSAALDEGELGQKYSSFFINQNESPCSSSNIPRKGADRHSYRRALTPERQSRSKCHETAAVQNAHVVDKRSSSSESSSYCSSNVSNKVVDRYIDGEQDHENHESNNNPFQRNQFGNGNGNGKRPPRVQRTAPASPTDSTKDKSRAHSLRETKGTQLHFSSSVENGFGHESPRSLAKHVIERLSQSHAFSKTSLKEFDPEMPITIEDIYGGSLSRCPSSNADETCREITDFQKRNCLSHDNCRFANPMEPKEEIDAELLRKSKEAGERFLLLSEEIEQEDFLEDRGFSVPELIQIIRNLNEERVSMAHEVSAVLNAQIAERASANEEERFLRAELDSRTRRLEKEKNELQSALEKELDRRSSDWSFKLEKYRIEEHRLRERVRELAEQNVSLQRDVSSLSEREMESRSKISGSDSKLKELSSRVEEISEENGNLQKKLSKLEEKYRAAEEDLDCIKRNCGEKEKECKDLHRSITRLLRTCSEQEKTIDGLRKGLREEIGKKGSLENFDNQTGKLQMEQIRLTGVEQALRKEVESYRLEVDSLRRENVSLLHRLKVCGKGGDFSNFKLDQELLSCVCCMQNQGMSLVNQSNQLCAKLLEYIKVIADPNPETKQGIEFMMNGFDGQFIIESEVKLQGFKRGTASLTRSLHTISSALNEKSNQVVMDSHSHCSGDKSERQIDKSSEDLLRSELKAETLLTSLLREKLYTKEVEVEQLQAELAAAVRGNGMLRSEVQNALDNISCMTHKMKDLELQMIKKDEKVNQLQNDLQECTTELTITRGILPKVSEERNLMWEEVKQYSERNMLLNSEISGLKKKIEALDEDILLKEGQISILKDTIGKPFDLLASPDCM